Proteins from a genomic interval of Deferrivibrio essentukiensis:
- a CDS encoding EVE domain-containing protein has product MKYWLMKSEPNSFSFEDLKNAVNQTTPWDGVRNYQARNFMKNDMEIGDIVLFYHSNCPTPAVVGLGMIVSEAYPDFTQFDEKSKYYDPKSSKDKPRWFLVDVKYLMDFPKPVTLSSIKENDKLSEMLLVKKGMRLSIQPVQDFEFEEIVMMAGLSLDKVFEEYDKVKKSI; this is encoded by the coding sequence ATGAAATATTGGTTAATGAAGTCTGAGCCTAATTCTTTCTCTTTTGAGGATTTAAAAAATGCTGTTAATCAGACTACGCCTTGGGATGGTGTAAGAAATTATCAGGCAAGAAACTTTATGAAAAATGATATGGAAATTGGCGATATCGTCCTATTTTATCATTCAAATTGTCCCACACCTGCTGTCGTCGGACTTGGAATGATTGTAAGTGAAGCTTATCCTGATTTTACACAATTTGATGAAAAATCTAAATATTATGACCCTAAAAGCAGTAAAGATAAACCAAGATGGTTTCTTGTTGATGTAAAATATTTAATGGATTTTCCTAAACCTGTGACACTTTCATCTATCAAAGAGAATGACAAACTCAGCGAGATGCTTTTGGTAAAAAAAGGGATGAGGTTGTCCATACAGCCTGTGCAAGATTTTGAATTTGAAGAGATTGTTATGATGGCAGGTTTGTCATTAGATAAAGTTTTTGAGGAATATGACAAAGTTAAAAAAAGTATCTGA
- a CDS encoding PilZ domain-containing protein: MNLGDYNTFGCSVYVLPAGKTLYGFWLEEKRTGNSELLYVTAERFYRVTHIDLKKETNFILQCTKCENIKCRYNPGYKNHKRVKYQPIIERESIFEKRTQPRVNIMLKAKVLMISDIGIDGDWEDYHSAKIVNISTKGCCLEFEGNFEDIMPDVHDNIEIAFENDIYVRQPDDKNNVTVFRLSKISPIIGEVMWRMQNRCGIQFLIAKSSDIKVIADFIEEIAMVKSKI, encoded by the coding sequence ATGAATTTAGGAGACTATAACACGTTTGGTTGCAGTGTATACGTTTTACCTGCAGGCAAGACGCTTTATGGCTTTTGGCTGGAAGAGAAAAGGACAGGTAATTCTGAGCTGCTTTATGTTACTGCTGAGAGATTTTACAGGGTAACTCACATTGACTTAAAAAAAGAGACAAATTTTATACTGCAGTGCACAAAATGTGAAAATATCAAATGTAGATACAATCCTGGTTACAAAAACCATAAAAGGGTTAAATATCAACCAATAATAGAAAGGGAAAGTATTTTTGAAAAGAGGACTCAGCCTCGTGTAAATATTATGCTGAAGGCTAAAGTATTGATGATTTCCGATATAGGTATCGATGGGGATTGGGAAGATTATCATTCTGCGAAAATAGTCAACATCAGTACAAAAGGTTGTTGCCTTGAATTTGAAGGAAATTTTGAAGATATTATGCCTGATGTGCATGATAACATAGAAATAGCCTTTGAAAATGATATATATGTCAGACAGCCTGATGATAAAAATAATGTAACTGTTTTCAGGCTTTCTAAAATTTCTCCAATTATCGGTGAGGTTATGTGGCGCATGCAAAACAGATGCGGTATTCAATTTTTAATAGCAAAAAGTAGTGATATAAAAGTTATCGCTGATTTTATCGAAGAGATAGCTATGGTTAAGTCTAAAATATAA
- a CDS encoding response regulator: MKRILIIDDSEFVRAQLLDVFNDVADVLFFEAENASDAEELLENEVVDLILLDVKMPGKSGVAFLKDLKSQRYYSELPVVMLTGMSEKDIVLDCLKSGASDFVVKDDFENIKKRLTKYFQHVSENNRFLQFVKVSQCINLKCKPFRDLISLGVDGETDYIGSDIKSKINELLCDVNNAYKLNSVEDSLEVRAFVLASLVFLNCPICDCDSKYSDLVKYKFIGMMLGLFSYFQEVEEDEKIFISAFVFASSLFIALEYVAKFDYDEEIFKKLVKKESLMRFVNVFCKQVKFGSNYVDLENNEVKTLLTFMDNASYYLFDNTFIIDSAFENTVDLSKLEFLKILSEQCFKRG; the protein is encoded by the coding sequence ATGAAGAGGATTTTAATTATAGATGATTCCGAATTTGTTAGAGCGCAGCTTTTGGATGTCTTTAATGATGTCGCTGATGTGCTTTTCTTCGAGGCGGAAAATGCATCTGACGCAGAAGAGTTATTGGAGAATGAAGTAGTCGATCTTATCCTTTTGGATGTAAAGATGCCTGGGAAAAGCGGAGTGGCATTTTTAAAGGATTTAAAAAGTCAGCGTTACTATTCAGAGCTTCCTGTAGTGATGTTAACAGGGATGTCTGAAAAAGATATTGTTCTTGATTGCCTAAAATCCGGTGCAAGCGATTTTGTAGTAAAAGATGATTTTGAAAACATAAAGAAAAGACTTACAAAATATTTTCAGCATGTATCTGAAAATAATCGTTTTTTACAATTTGTGAAAGTCAGTCAATGTATCAATCTAAAATGTAAACCTTTTAGAGATTTAATTTCTTTGGGCGTTGATGGGGAGACAGACTATATCGGTTCAGATATAAAGAGTAAGATTAATGAATTGCTTTGTGATGTTAACAATGCATACAAGTTAAATTCTGTCGAAGACTCTTTAGAGGTCAGGGCATTTGTGCTTGCTTCCCTTGTTTTTTTAAATTGTCCTATATGTGATTGTGATTCAAAATACAGCGATTTGGTTAAATATAAATTTATAGGGATGATGCTCGGGTTATTTTCATATTTTCAGGAAGTGGAAGAAGATGAAAAAATATTTATAAGTGCTTTTGTTTTCGCCTCTTCTCTTTTTATTGCTCTGGAGTATGTGGCTAAGTTTGATTATGATGAAGAAATTTTTAAAAAGCTTGTTAAAAAAGAGAGCCTTATGCGTTTTGTAAATGTATTTTGCAAACAGGTAAAGTTTGGCTCTAATTATGTTGATTTGGAAAATAATGAAGTAAAGACTTTGCTTACTTTTATGGACAATGCTTCATACTATCTTTTTGATAACACTTTTATTATAGATTCAGCATTTGAAAACACCGTTGATTTATCAAAATTGGAATTTTTAAAGATTTTGTCCGAGCAATGTTTTAAAAGGGGGTAA